From Pan troglodytes isolate AG18354 chromosome 9, NHGRI_mPanTro3-v2.0_pri, whole genome shotgun sequence, the proteins below share one genomic window:
- the LOC466393 gene encoding putative olfactory receptor 56B2: protein MSNRLVLQELRDSNSSKFQVSEFILMGFPGIHSWQHWLSLPLALLYLLALSANILILIIINKEAALHQPMYYFLGILAVADIGLATTIMPKILAILWFNAKTISLLECFAQMYAIHCFVAMESSTFVCMAIDRYVAVCQPLRYPSIVTESFVFKATGFTALRNSLCLISVPVLAAQRHYCSQNQIEHCLCSNLGVTSLSCDDRKINSINQVLLAWTLMGSDLGLIILSYALILHSVLKLNSPEAASKALSTCTSHLILILFFYTVIIVISITHSTGMRVPLIPVLLNVLHNVIPPALNPMVYALKNKELRQGLYKVLRLE, encoded by the exons ATGTCCAATAGAT TGGTGCTCCAGGAGCTCAGAGATTCCAACAGCTCTAAGTTCCAGGTCTCTGAGTTTATCCTGATGGGATTCCCTGGCATTCACAGTTGGCAGCACTGGCTCTCCCTGCCCCTGGCTCTGCTCTACCTCTTAGCTCTCAGTGCCAACATCCTTATCCTGATCATCATCAACAAAGAGGCAGCACTGCACCAGCCTATGTACTATTTCCTGGGCATCTTGGCTGTAGCAGACATAGGCCTGGCTACCACCATCATGCCTAAGATTTTGGCCATCTTATGGTTCAATGCTAAGACCATCAGTCTCCTGGAGTGCTTTGCTCAGATGTATGCCATACATTGCTTTGTGGCCATGGAATCAAGTACCTTTGTCTGCATGGCTATTGATAGATATGTAGCCGTTTGTCAACCGCTACGATATCCATCAATCGTCACTGAATCTTTTGTTTTCAAAGCAACTGGGTTCACGGCACTGAGAAACAGCCTGTGTCTCATCTCAGTGCCTGTGTTGGCTGCCCAGAGGCATTACTGCTCCCAGAATCAAATTGAGCACTGTCTTTGTTCTAACCTTGGAGTCACTAGCCTATCTTGTGATGATcgaaaaatcaatagcattaaCCAGGTCCTTCTGGCTTGGACACTCATGGGAAGTGACCTGGGTTTGATTATTTTATCATATGCTTTAATACTTCACTCTGTCCTGAAGCTGAACTCTCCAGAAGCTGCATCCAAGGCCTTAAGTACCTGCACCTCCCACCTCATCTTAATCCTTTTCTTCTACACAGTCATCATTGTGATTTCCATTACTCATAGTACAGGAATGAGAGTTCCCCTTATTCCAGTTCTACTCAATGTGCTACACAATGTCATTCCCCCTGCCCTGAACCCCATGGTGTATGCACTCAAGAACAAGGAACTCAGGCAAGGCTTATACAAGGTACTTAGACTGGAGTGA